The following proteins come from a genomic window of Streptomyces liliiviolaceus:
- the trxA gene encoding thioredoxin, which produces MIKAVGVAEVTDDSFEAEVIGAELPVLVEFTADWCPPCRQIAPVLSAVAAEEGDRLKVVQLDVDTNPETTNAYGVLSMPTLIVFRAGQPVKSMVGARPKRRLLEELADVL; this is translated from the coding sequence GTGATCAAGGCAGTGGGTGTGGCCGAGGTGACGGACGACAGCTTCGAGGCGGAGGTGATCGGCGCGGAGCTGCCCGTGCTGGTGGAGTTCACCGCGGACTGGTGCCCGCCGTGCCGGCAGATCGCGCCGGTGCTGAGCGCCGTCGCCGCGGAGGAGGGCGACCGGCTCAAGGTGGTGCAGCTGGACGTGGACACGAACCCGGAGACCACCAACGCGTACGGGGTGCTGTCGATGCCCACGCTCATCGTGTTCCGCGCCGGGCAGCCGGTGAAGTCCATGGTGGGCGCCCGTCCCAAGCGGCGGCTCCTGGAGGAACTCGCGGACGTGCTCTGA
- a CDS encoding carbohydrate ABC transporter permease, which yields MVVKESGNTRAPRLRTLTRALPVTPALVILVLFLAGPIAYCAYIAFTDLQLTGQAESSFTGFDNFRTAFEDDAFLNAVWLTLVFTFLSSIVGQNTLGLALAALMQRASKPVRTLTGGIVVTAWVLPEVVAGFLLYAFFRREGTLNAILDWLHLPSQNWLFTLPILAVSFANVWRGTAFSMLVYSAALNEIPKEITEAAEVDGAGGWRRMWHITLPMIRRSIGTNLMLNTLQTLSVFGLIWVMTRGGPGNRSQTLPLFMYEQAFQKSMIGYGTAVALLLLVVGSLFSLVYMRLLRTEV from the coding sequence GTGGTCGTCAAGGAGAGCGGGAACACCCGCGCTCCGCGGCTGCGCACCCTCACCCGGGCCCTCCCCGTCACCCCCGCCCTCGTCATCCTCGTCCTCTTCCTGGCCGGCCCGATCGCGTACTGCGCCTACATCGCCTTCACCGATCTGCAGCTCACCGGCCAGGCCGAGTCGTCGTTCACCGGTTTCGACAACTTCCGTACGGCCTTCGAGGACGACGCGTTCCTCAACGCCGTATGGCTGACGCTCGTCTTCACGTTCCTCAGCTCGATCGTCGGCCAGAACACACTGGGCCTGGCCCTGGCCGCGCTGATGCAGCGCGCGTCGAAGCCGGTCCGTACGCTCACCGGCGGGATCGTCGTCACGGCCTGGGTGCTCCCCGAGGTCGTGGCCGGCTTCCTCCTGTACGCCTTCTTCCGCCGCGAGGGCACGCTGAACGCGATCCTCGACTGGCTGCATCTGCCGTCCCAGAACTGGCTGTTCACGCTGCCGATCCTGGCGGTGTCGTTCGCGAACGTGTGGCGCGGCACGGCCTTCTCGATGCTGGTGTACTCGGCCGCCCTGAACGAGATCCCGAAGGAGATCACCGAGGCGGCGGAGGTGGACGGCGCGGGCGGCTGGCGCCGGATGTGGCACATCACGCTGCCGATGATCCGCCGGTCCATCGGCACGAACCTGATGCTCAACACCCTCCAGACGCTGTCGGTGTTCGGGCTGATCTGGGTGATGACGAGGGGCGGCCCGGGAAACCGCAGCCAGACCCTGCCCCTGTTCATGTACGAGCAGGCCTTCCAGAAGAGCATGATCGGCTACGGGACCGCCGTCGCCCTCCTCCTGCTGGTGGTCGGCTCGCTGTTCTCCCTGGTCTATATGCGCCTGCTGCGGACGGAGGTCTGA
- a CDS encoding cation:dicarboxylate symporter family transporter, whose amino-acid sequence MTSTPDTAPAAPAAKRDRTHYLYIAVIIAVAAGIAVGLIAPDFAVKLKPIGTGFVNLIKMMISPIIFCTIVLGIGSVRKAAKVGAVGGIALGYFVVMSFVALAIGLVVGNILEPGTGLAVTDAIKDAGQGQVVEAKNTEEFLLGIIPTTIVSAFTGGEVLQTLLVALLTGFALQAMGSSGTPILRGIEHIQRLVFRILAMVMWAAPIGAFGAIAAVTGSAGVDALKSLAVLMLGFYVTCFLFVFIVLGALLRIVAGLNIFLLLKYLGREFLLILSTSSSESALPRLIAKMEHLGVSKPVVGITVPTGYSFNLDGTMIYMTMASLFIADAMGTPMAIGEQIPLLLFLLVASKGAAGVTGAGLATLAGGLQSHKPALVDGIGLIVGIDRFMSEARALTNFAGNAVATVLIGTWTKEIDRPRVDEVLAGRIPFDETTLLDDGHGGPADGSADVPDQPEAGDKELAKA is encoded by the coding sequence GTGACCAGCACACCCGATACGGCACCTGCCGCTCCCGCAGCCAAGCGGGACCGCACGCACTATCTGTACATCGCGGTGATCATCGCCGTGGCCGCCGGTATCGCGGTGGGTCTGATCGCCCCCGATTTCGCGGTGAAGCTGAAGCCGATCGGTACCGGCTTCGTGAACCTGATCAAGATGATGATCTCGCCGATCATCTTCTGCACGATCGTCCTGGGCATCGGCTCGGTACGCAAGGCCGCCAAGGTCGGCGCGGTGGGCGGCATCGCGCTCGGCTACTTCGTGGTCATGTCGTTCGTCGCGCTCGCCATCGGCCTGGTCGTCGGCAACATCCTGGAGCCCGGGACGGGCCTCGCGGTGACCGACGCGATCAAGGACGCCGGCCAGGGACAGGTCGTCGAGGCCAAGAACACCGAGGAGTTCCTGCTCGGGATCATTCCCACGACGATCGTCTCCGCCTTCACCGGCGGCGAGGTCCTGCAGACCCTGCTCGTCGCGCTGCTCACCGGCTTCGCGCTGCAGGCCATGGGCTCCTCCGGCACGCCGATCCTGCGCGGCATCGAGCACATCCAGCGCCTGGTCTTCCGCATCCTCGCCATGGTGATGTGGGCGGCGCCCATCGGTGCGTTCGGCGCGATCGCGGCGGTGACCGGCTCGGCGGGTGTGGACGCCCTCAAGAGCCTCGCCGTCCTGATGCTCGGCTTCTACGTCACCTGTTTCCTCTTCGTCTTCATCGTGCTCGGCGCGCTGCTGCGGATCGTCGCGGGCCTGAACATCTTCCTGCTGCTCAAGTACCTGGGCCGGGAGTTCCTGCTCATCCTGTCCACCTCCTCCTCCGAGTCCGCGCTGCCGCGGCTCATCGCGAAGATGGAGCACCTGGGTGTCAGCAAGCCGGTGGTCGGCATCACCGTTCCGACCGGCTACTCCTTCAACCTCGACGGCACCATGATCTACATGACCATGGCCTCGCTGTTCATCGCCGACGCCATGGGTACGCCGATGGCCATCGGTGAGCAGATCCCGCTGCTCCTCTTCCTGCTGGTCGCCTCCAAGGGCGCGGCGGGTGTCACCGGCGCGGGTCTGGCCACCCTGGCGGGCGGTCTGCAGTCCCACAAGCCGGCGCTGGTGGACGGCATCGGTCTGATCGTCGGCATCGACCGCTTCATGAGCGAGGCGCGCGCCCTGACGAACTTCGCGGGCAACGCGGTGGCGACGGTCCTCATCGGTACGTGGACCAAGGAGATCGACCGGCCCCGGGTGGACGAGGTGCTCGCGGGGCGGATTCCGTTCGACGAGACGACGCTGCTGGACGACGGGCACGGGGGTCCTGCGGACGGCTCGGCCGATGTGCCGGATCAGCCTGAGGCCGGTGACAAGGAGCTGGCGAAGGCGTAG
- a CDS encoding response regulator, with product MTTPSPGQDIRVLIVEDDPVAADAHVLYVGRVPGFVAVGKAHTGAEARRALDRTPVDLLLLDLHLPDVHGLQLARSLRAAGYHADVIAVTSARDLTVVREGVSLGVVQYVLKPFTFATLRDRLIRYAEFHAAAGEASGQDEVDRALATLRAPGPAALPKGLSAPTLEKVTHALRDHTEGLTATGVAEAVGISRITARRYLEHLVDAGRAGRSPQYGQVGRPELQYRWVKG from the coding sequence ATGACCACGCCCTCCCCCGGCCAGGACATCCGCGTCCTGATCGTCGAGGACGACCCCGTCGCGGCGGACGCGCACGTCCTCTACGTGGGCCGCGTGCCAGGATTCGTCGCGGTCGGCAAGGCCCACACCGGCGCCGAGGCCAGACGCGCCCTGGACCGCACCCCCGTGGACCTCCTCCTCCTCGACCTGCACCTCCCCGACGTGCACGGCCTGCAGCTCGCCCGTTCGCTGCGCGCCGCCGGCTACCACGCGGACGTGATCGCGGTGACGTCCGCGCGCGACCTCACGGTCGTACGGGAGGGCGTGTCGCTCGGAGTCGTGCAGTACGTACTGAAGCCGTTCACCTTCGCCACACTCCGCGACCGGCTCATCCGCTACGCCGAGTTCCACGCGGCCGCCGGCGAGGCCAGTGGTCAGGACGAGGTCGACCGGGCCCTCGCCACGCTCCGGGCGCCGGGCCCGGCCGCCCTGCCGAAGGGGCTGAGCGCGCCCACCCTGGAGAAGGTCACGCACGCGCTGCGCGACCACACGGAGGGGCTGACGGCGACCGGCGTCGCGGAGGCCGTCGGCATCTCGCGGATCACGGCCCGGCGGTATCTGGAGCATCTGGTGGACGCGGGACGCGCGGGCCGCAGCCCGCAGTACGGACAGGTGGGCCGGCCCGAGCTGCAGTACCGGTGGGTGAAGGGTTGA
- a CDS encoding MerR family transcriptional regulator has protein sequence MRIGELAERAGTTTRTLRYYESRGLLPARRGSNGYRAYDEDDLKLLRQIRTLQDFGFDLEETRPFVECLRAGHPQGDSCPASLAVYRRKLGELDALIDELRSVREQVGGQLARAERAMDELASEAAVPGGPEPVCELGGRTE, from the coding sequence ATGCGAATCGGCGAGCTGGCGGAGCGGGCCGGGACCACCACGCGCACGCTCAGGTACTACGAGTCGCGGGGCCTGCTGCCCGCGCGGCGCGGGAGCAACGGCTACCGCGCGTACGACGAGGACGATCTGAAGCTGCTGCGGCAGATCAGGACGCTGCAGGACTTCGGGTTCGACCTGGAGGAGACGCGGCCCTTCGTGGAGTGTCTGCGGGCCGGTCACCCGCAGGGCGACTCCTGTCCCGCCTCGCTCGCCGTGTACCGGCGCAAGCTGGGCGAGCTCGACGCGCTGATCGACGAGCTGCGGTCGGTACGGGAACAGGTAGGCGGTCAGCTGGCGCGCGCCGAGCGGGCGATGGACGAGCTGGCGTCCGAGGCGGCGGTTCCGGGCGGTCCGGAACCCGTGTGCGAACTGGGAGGGCGGACGGAGTGA
- a CDS encoding sensor histidine kinase — MRLPRAPRPRSLAGQLFAMQAVLVAVVVAGCALFTYISDRSQAEAAAGRQAMGVARSVADSPSVREAIRTADPTRTLQPYALAVQRGAQVDFVTIMDPEGIRWTHPNEELIGKHFLGHTDRALLGQSFTETYTGTLGESVRAVTPIHDGGRIVGLVSAGIKVDEISARVEEQVKALFGVAAAALALGAIGTYVINARLRRSTHGMNASELSRMHDYHEAALHAVREGLLMLDGQFRVALINDGGRELLGVGGDVVGHSVAELELPAPLTGALLSGEPRVDEVYLTESRVLVMNTSPVSGGERRGTVVTLRDVTELQSLMGELDSERGFTTALRSQAHEAANRLHTVVSLIELGRAEEAVDFATAELELAQALTDQVVAAVSEPVLAALLLGKTAQANERGVELVVSEDSSIDDGLLPVSLTARDLVTVLGNLIDNAVDAAQGSVGARVTVTALADTEGLVLRVTDTGAGVDPAHTEEVFQRGWSTKPSGPGGRGLGLALVRQAVSRHNGTLTMTEAPEGGASFEVRLPLPPTPQRPEGARGTARPAPTDRHSEKDPAPPRPEGARGTARPTPTDPHLKTNPEPLPPEGARGTARPAPTDPHPQTEPEAGSGPGPGAGSGAGAKTQAAPTPHGGTP; from the coding sequence ATGCGCCTCCCCAGAGCCCCACGTCCCCGCAGCCTGGCCGGCCAGCTCTTCGCCATGCAGGCCGTGCTGGTCGCCGTCGTGGTCGCGGGCTGCGCGCTCTTCACGTACATCAGCGACCGCAGCCAGGCCGAGGCCGCGGCGGGCCGCCAGGCCATGGGGGTGGCGCGCTCGGTCGCGGACTCCCCTTCGGTACGGGAGGCCATCCGCACCGCGGACCCGACGAGGACGCTCCAGCCGTACGCGCTGGCGGTGCAGCGCGGTGCGCAGGTCGACTTCGTGACGATCATGGACCCCGAGGGCATCCGCTGGACCCACCCGAACGAGGAGCTGATCGGCAAGCACTTCCTGGGGCACACGGACCGTGCGCTGCTGGGCCAGTCGTTCACCGAGACGTACACCGGGACGCTCGGCGAGTCCGTGCGGGCGGTCACGCCGATCCATGACGGCGGCCGGATCGTCGGTCTCGTCAGTGCGGGGATCAAGGTCGACGAGATCAGCGCGCGGGTCGAGGAGCAGGTCAAGGCCCTGTTCGGGGTGGCCGCGGCGGCGCTGGCGCTGGGCGCCATCGGCACGTACGTCATAAACGCCCGGCTGCGCCGCTCCACCCACGGGATGAACGCGTCCGAGCTGAGCCGGATGCACGACTACCACGAGGCCGCGCTGCACGCGGTGCGCGAGGGGCTGCTGATGCTGGACGGGCAGTTCCGGGTGGCGCTGATCAACGACGGCGGGCGCGAGCTGCTGGGGGTGGGCGGTGACGTGGTGGGCCACTCGGTGGCGGAGCTGGAACTGCCCGCTCCGCTGACGGGGGCGCTGCTGTCGGGCGAGCCACGGGTGGACGAGGTGTATCTCACCGAGTCGCGGGTGCTCGTCATGAACACCTCGCCGGTGTCGGGCGGTGAGCGCCGGGGCACGGTCGTGACCCTGCGCGATGTCACCGAGCTGCAGTCCCTGATGGGCGAGCTGGACTCCGAGCGGGGCTTCACGACGGCGTTGCGCTCCCAGGCGCACGAGGCCGCGAACCGGCTCCACACGGTCGTCTCGCTGATCGAGCTGGGGCGGGCCGAGGAGGCGGTCGACTTCGCCACGGCCGAGCTTGAGCTGGCGCAGGCCCTGACCGACCAGGTCGTGGCGGCGGTCAGCGAGCCGGTGCTCGCCGCGCTGCTGCTGGGCAAGACGGCCCAGGCGAACGAGCGCGGTGTGGAACTGGTGGTCTCCGAGGACAGCAGCATCGACGACGGCCTGCTCCCGGTCTCCCTCACCGCCCGTGACCTGGTGACGGTCCTGGGCAATCTGATCGACAACGCCGTGGACGCGGCGCAGGGCTCGGTGGGTGCCCGGGTCACCGTCACCGCGCTCGCGGACACGGAGGGCCTCGTCCTGCGGGTCACGGACACCGGGGCGGGGGTGGACCCGGCCCACACGGAGGAGGTCTTCCAGCGCGGCTGGTCGACGAAGCCGTCGGGCCCCGGCGGACGCGGCCTGGGCCTCGCCCTGGTCCGCCAGGCCGTATCCCGCCACAACGGCACCCTGACGATGACGGAGGCCCCCGAAGGCGGCGCATCCTTCGAGGTACGCCTCCCCCTACCCCCCACCCCCCAGCGCCCTGAAGGAGCGCGGGGAACGGCGCGACCGGCCCCCACCGACCGGCACTCCGAAAAGGACCCCGCACCCCCTCGCCCTGAAGGGGCGCGGGGAACGGCGCGGCCAACCCCCACCGACCCGCACCTCAAAACCAACCCCGAGCCCCTCCCCCCTGAAGGGGCGCGGGGAACTGCGCGACCAGCCCCCACCGACCCGCACCCGCAAACCGAACCCGAGGCCGGGTCGGGGCCAGGGCCAGGGGCCGGGTCAGGGGCAGGGGCCAAAACCCAAGCCGCGCCCACGCCCCACGGAGGCACCCCATGA
- a CDS encoding extracellular solute-binding protein → MRPTPAPFLLATLLAASALTACGSGSGSDPDTVEISYKQSMDNSVRVMDTYLADIKTEFEKANPGKEVKLVPIKAPDSEYYTKLQQMLRSPKTAPDLVYEDTFLINSDITSGYLKPLDPYLDKWDDWGQFIDTAKSAAQAEDGKTYGVPDGTDTRGLWFDKDIFAKAGLPANWQPKTWDDILDAARTIKEKVPDVTPMNVYTGKPAGEAATMQGFEMLLYGTATGATESPLYDTASKKWITGSQGFKDSLQFVETVFKEKLGPDVSDALDPNFATSVRGELLPEGKLGINLDGSWLPQDWLKGSGHEWPEWSKKLGLAYMPTQAGQSPGKVSMSGGWTWAVPSKAANPDLAFEFIKTMQTKANAQKWYIANSGIAVRTDVAEDPAYAKAQPGIEFFTGLVANTHYRPAYPAYPKVSTAIQEAMESVTTGDSSVAEAAKGYDEELKSVTDNQVIKK, encoded by the coding sequence GTGCGTCCCACCCCCGCTCCGTTCCTTCTCGCGACCCTGCTCGCCGCCTCCGCGCTCACCGCCTGCGGCAGCGGTTCCGGCAGTGATCCGGACACCGTGGAGATCTCCTACAAACAGTCGATGGACAACTCCGTGCGTGTCATGGACACGTACCTCGCGGACATCAAGACGGAGTTCGAGAAGGCCAACCCGGGCAAGGAGGTCAAGCTCGTCCCGATCAAGGCCCCGGACTCGGAGTACTACACGAAGCTCCAGCAGATGCTCCGCTCCCCCAAGACCGCGCCGGACCTGGTCTACGAGGACACCTTCCTCATCAACTCGGACATCACGAGCGGCTACCTCAAGCCCCTGGACCCGTACCTCGACAAGTGGGACGACTGGGGCCAGTTCATCGACACGGCGAAGTCGGCGGCGCAGGCGGAGGACGGGAAGACGTACGGCGTCCCGGACGGCACGGACACCCGGGGCCTCTGGTTCGACAAGGACATCTTCGCGAAGGCGGGCCTGCCCGCGAACTGGCAGCCGAAGACCTGGGACGACATCCTCGACGCGGCCCGCACGATCAAGGAGAAGGTCCCGGACGTCACGCCCATGAACGTGTACACGGGCAAGCCCGCGGGCGAGGCGGCCACCATGCAGGGCTTCGAGATGCTCCTGTACGGGACGGCCACCGGCGCCACCGAGAGCCCGCTGTACGACACGGCGTCCAAGAAGTGGATCACCGGCAGCCAGGGGTTCAAGGACTCGCTCCAGTTCGTCGAGACGGTCTTCAAGGAGAAGCTCGGCCCGGACGTCTCGGACGCCCTCGACCCGAACTTCGCGACCAGCGTCCGCGGTGAGCTCCTCCCCGAGGGCAAGCTCGGCATCAACCTCGACGGCTCCTGGCTCCCGCAGGACTGGCTGAAGGGCAGCGGCCACGAGTGGCCGGAGTGGTCCAAGAAGCTGGGCCTCGCGTACATGCCCACGCAGGCCGGTCAGTCCCCCGGCAAGGTGAGCATGTCGGGCGGCTGGACCTGGGCCGTCCCGAGCAAGGCGGCCAACCCCGACCTGGCCTTCGAGTTCATCAAGACGATGCAGACGAAGGCGAACGCCCAGAAGTGGTACATCGCCAACTCCGGTATCGCGGTGCGCACGGACGTGGCCGAGGACCCGGCGTACGCGAAGGCGCAGCCCGGCATCGAGTTCTTCACCGGCCTGGTGGCGAACACGCACTACCGCCCGGCCTACCCCGCGTACCCGAAGGTCTCCACGGCCATCCAGGAGGCGATGGAGAGCGTGACGACGGGCGACAGCTCGGTCGCGGAGGCGGCCAAGGGCTACGACGAGGAACTGAAGTCGGTCACGGACAACCAGGTCATCAAGAAGTGA